Part of the Vanacampus margaritifer isolate UIUO_Vmar chromosome 12, RoL_Vmar_1.0, whole genome shotgun sequence genome, AATCAGTTTGGTAACGCTGGTTGACTTCTAAGTTACTCTGAttgtttcaaaaacaaaatttgaatGACAGCGTCTCCAATAACAAACCTTTATTAACTGAACTGCTGATGTTTAAAGTTACACAATAAAAACACTTAACCGTCACACTAGTGATAAACAAGTTTAACGACTGGAAAATAAACACTCCTAGCCTTTTGTGGTAGCATTgctaaataacaaacaaaagaaaataaataaatcaaacagtaaaatacaattGTGAAGATATCCTTCAATAACCTAAAGAAGTGGTTTTATTCCCTAAAACGCACATTTCAAATTATTGTAAGCCATTGTAACGTCATGCAGTTTGAACAGTAACACTTTGGTCTTGGTCTTTAAATATgggacattaaaaaataaacagtaccGGTACTTAattaaatgcaattattttgtacttaaaattcaaataaaactgaactgtacttaacAACTGtactagatttttatttttttttatgttgaagcAAATGTAACATATTTCATAGGTTAagacatttaattcagtgattcctCACATACCACAAGAGGGAGCCCATGTACCATACTTTGAAAATCAGTGGTTGTGTCTAAATTCACGAGGCTGGGTCATCCGAAGGCcaaatttgtcggctgcatgacatCACTCTCGGCGCGACTCGATCTCAAGCACGGATTTACACATGAATGGACAGTCGGTCAATGCGCTACCGACAGGCAGCATTGAAaatccattcatatgtaagtccgtgTGTGCTGTCGAGTCGCACCGGGAGTAACGTCATTCAGCCGACAAATTCAGCCTTCGGAGggcccagccttgtgaatttggacacaagcaGTGATTCAAACTATTCCCTAAGCTGTAGTCTCACGAGATTTGCTGATATCCCGCATGAATTTGTAAATGACCAGGGTTTGGACtcaaagtttgacttttttcaaaatattttaatcttacaattttttggggggcattcAACTTTAGAGAGTTCACTGTACTGTgcacaaaaaatgctaaatgctatttcGGTTTCTAACCATTTTCACTTTGGAATGAGACCACATTGAGTTAGACACAACGCAGTTTTGGTGGGGGGATGTGAAGGTAATGACATCCGCCTTGAACTTGACAAATGAGTGGTAACTGCCTACGTGAGGTGTCCGAATTGAGTGGATTGACTTTATAGCTTGTCAATGCCTATTGGTGTCGACAGTAAACAGTGAACTATGGGTGGGGATGTTGATATGGATCTTAAAACCTAAGAACGGTAGTGCCCCTCAAAATTTTGGAAATTCCGCCCCAAAGACAGTTTTACTTATCAACATGAAATTCGGTGGGTATGCCTACTATGAGTAGactcacaaaaaagtctcaaaagacTATGCCTGAAAAGACTcaggaagtctgccatcttGGTTTGAATCTGTCATGATGGTGTAAAGCAGCAATTTCTTCAAAGACAAACTTGCCCAAGAGATTTTGCCCGATCAGTACCAAATTTGAACTTGAATATAGTACGTACTTGACAGATGGGTGATAGTTAactgaaaacaaaactgaaaacaaacttGAGATTCCATCATTGCATGTGGACAGAGCCTAAAACACCATAACACCATAAAACACGAAACGCTGATAATGCCAGTCCACAGCGTCCAAGCCAAATGACAATCCCAACATTAAGAGATTCATAGGTTCCCCTAATAAACATTGTTGTCACTTTTCACCCCCAACAGCCATGCCTGCAAGAACACCCACCCCAACAAACAGGAGGAAAAAGCCCACCAAAGTCATAATTGACTTATCAAAAATCTCCCAGGATGGTAAGTCTGATAGTTTGTAGTATCATTAACTGAACTTGACAAGAGCGCTATAATGGAGAGTTGGTGATTTAATGTGCTGAATGAACTTCTCCAGAGTACGAGCCCGTGGTGAAGATATCTGAGTTTGACTTGGGAAGAAAGATTGGCACGCCAAAGGACATCATGCTGGAGGAGTTGTCGCTGCTGAAGAACAAAGGCTCCAAGATGTTCAAGATAAGGCAGCAGCGGGTGGACAAGTTCATCTACGAGAACAACCCTGATATTTTCATTGGCGACTCCATGGTAGCCTACAGCAAATGTTCCAACTCGGATCGTGTTTATCAGCAAATAACAGTGGTTACTTTGATCTGGCTTCCTTTTAGGACGAAATGCAGAAGTATGTCCCAGGGGTGGGCGGTCAGACGGGCAGCCAGACGATACATCTGGGCGGGTATCTCCTCAGCAAGGATGCCAGTCGACTGCATTATGGAGGGATGGTGTTTGGGGTTGGGGCCCCCATGCCTCCACCAAAGCCTGAGAGCAAGGGCGGAGAATCTGGAGGAGCGGGAGGAGTCGGAGGCGGAGCCGGAGGAAGTGCGGGGGGACAAGGCGGAGATCAGCATGGTAAAGATGGATTACATGGAGGATCGGGTGAAGGATCCACACAAAAAGGTTGGTATGAAGGATTGTTGAAATGGCACTGATTTGTTACAAGTTCTACTTTCACGAAAGGGTGCTTTTAAGGCCAatttaatacataaatatattaatttatatGATTTGATTGCATTCTCTGTTGACCTGTAAGTCAGTCCAAGCCTGCTAGTTCCCTTCTATTTTTGGATTCTCTTTTGGGTGTATTGACATTTCATAGATTATTtacactaggggtgtcaggtgagggtttttttttatcctaattaattgcatgacttcaatagttaactcatgattagtCAAAAAATTTacatctattctaaatgtacaataaaatgtacaataaaatattatatatatgatatatatatatatatagaatataatATAAGTTTTCGTGCTGTTGTTATAAAAGCTTAgtgcattcttatttttatattaagagctagctaacatgaagtaacttgtgaaattctgcacatttttaaaattgtaaaatacaacttgaccccactcACCAcgaatatatgcattattattaagtttattactgctaaattttgacgtggacgtgtttgatacgttgcgactggaattcccccagtacaggctttccaagtaagggacggtcattaattgcgcattaaaaaaattgtggcatttaagaaactttaaattaactcaaaattaacacagtAAAATTGATCATAGATGGCGGAAAAGATGACGCATCTAAGAAATTGCACCTGAAGACCTACATATCACCTTGGGAGAAGGCCATGAAGGGCGACGAAGCTTTGCTCGCTACCCTGAAAGGGATCATGCCCGGCCCTATTCATCATATTGAACTGTGCAAGTACAAATGCTTCAACAGGTATTtacctttattaaaaaatatataatttgtctGTTGGTTGTGACGTTTGGCTAAAATGACTCCCTAGTGATTTTATTAACGACAGAGATTGGTACAGTATATGAATCTGctgggaaaaagaagaagaaaaagagctaTGCTACTTTTTGGAGTACCTCATACTTCTAATCCAcacctgtttttaattttcCCATGAATTATCCTAAATGActgaaaaattcagattttgcTTACGTAGAACCCAGCAAAGCGGGATATAAAACTGATAAACTGATAAAACTGGCAATCGTCTCACTTTACTAGGAGTGCCATGCCCTACGGCGGATTTGAAAAGGCCTTACAGTTCATGAAATTCCAAATGCCCGAGACCGAGAAGACCAAAGTGGTAGCTGAGCCCACGGTGGTGTACGGGCACGACATCAACCTGCGACCTTCCTTCAACCGCACACCCATCGGCTGGGTGTGCACCGGCGAGCCCAGCAGCATCCACGTGGAGCTGGACAGCGTGCCCTACGACGGCGAGACCGAGGAGCTCTGAAGAAGCTGTTATTGACGCCCTCTGACTGCACGCAGACAAATACATAACATGCAAATACATGCTGGCATGCACACTCGCGCTACATTAGCTTACAAATGTCGCTTTATCTGATGGCCCACATGTGGCAATGTTCATACTCGGAAAggcaaaagaacaaaatgtaCATGGTCTAGAGAGAATAAAAAAtggtgacatttttgacaacGTCACACATGAATTGTGTCTGCATGCCAACATGTTACAATGGTTGTTACAGCCAAGCACCTCCTTGTATTTAAGTTCCTATGACCTCATCATAGCCTTGTCAAAGTGAAGTTGCATTGCATCCACTGTTGATCTGAAATAAACTCCTTTTTAAAAGCGCAGCACTTACCTTCATTCTCTAACTCTTAAGCGTGTGAAAAGAGATCTCACAAAGAATGACTGTTTAAATATAGAGAGCAAATGGTTTTTCATCGCTCTACCAACAATATTATATCTAACTTTAAGCAgcaccagtttgatacacacttcttaTGTGAAAACACTGACCATATTAGAATATGAGATAAAAATTAATATGCACCACTTTTTGATAttttctacaacattcctaggaaatcacaatgtcctatCAGTGGTCAACTATTTttagacagaggtggcaaatccaggtccagaaataaaaaccctgccacagtttggctttagccacaggtagaaacacctggggctaaaaccaaactctGGCCgtgttactttctggacttggattttccacctctgtTTTTAGAAAAACAGGCCCATGTGGCCAAATCATGTGGTCTTGGGGGATACACTTTGTGTGCATTATAGCCAGTgagcattgaataagaaagaaAAGTATTACTTAAATTATCAACTTTAGTTCTCGTATACAGTCCTGTAATAACTATGGTACTGTTTTCTCAAAATCTCGAAGACGAAATGAATACAAGTACTTACTGTAGTGTACTGTCGACTTTCAAGCGACGAGTCATCCCGGCCTGGAGGTGGCAGCCATTCTGAGGAAGGGTAAGCATCGAACACATGAGAAGAACAGAAGGCGGAAGTGaatatgtgttgttttgtttgtttgactttttctgTGCTCTAAAGTTGAATTTCCACCATACACTTGCTGTCGGTTAGCGTGGACTGGCTTGAGAACAACAATATGGACCATCACTTGAGCTGTTCAGGTAACACGCCAAATAAACGTGACGCTAATTTAGCTGATGGACATTTATGGAAGTTCACTGTAATGACACAACTGGGAGAAAATAACCTGACACTCCCTTACAAACATGTCATATTTTACCagctattattatttatttatttttacaatacgCTCACAACCATATATATTAGCTTACTTTGTCCACTCCACTGTAGACATAGCTAGTTTGCCTTGAACGTGACTGTCGTACAGCGTTTGTCGTTACCTAGCAACAGAAAACACCGTCCCCATTTCCGTCAGTGAGGTCATTACTAAAAACAATTAGCATAAgttagggaagtttttgtttatgttgtaccTAAATAAGACTATGTGAGGGCTGTTAAACATAATGTAGCCCTTCGTTATTGTATTTTCTTAATCATGTCACAGGCCCACTATAGCGCAGAGATTTCGACCAGATGACATCTGTCCAGTCAGCGCCACTGCCGCGGACTGAGCTCCTTGTCTACTGGCTGTTGTCCTTTGGCTCCCATTTGTACTCTTTTTATGAACTTCACTGGTTCTCAAAAGGTAGGAGAATAATTTTATTTGCCGTAGCTTGTTGGCAAAGCTTGggaaatacagtttttctgGCTCTTGTGTTTCAGAGCATGAAGCGGGCCTACATAGAGAATTTCAACTGGAAAGAGGCCTTTTTAAGGGGTTCAAGAAAgtatgttttgaaaatgttgaccACTACCTTGAAAGTTCCATTAACTTGCTGTGTCTGCAGTcactgtggtaaaaaaaatagcaacattGTGCATACCGCAAATCCCTGTTAAAATGCCACAGTTTTGTGTtataaaaaatgagaccaagataaacaaatttaaatcattttccGCAATTGATGTGACCCATAACCTGTACAAAATAGTACGAAATAAACAAACTTCTCTACCATATTCAAACTTATCAATATGCGCCTATACATAACAATAACATTGCTCCTGGCTTGCATTTTCGCTCTCTGACTTTCTTTCCAATGGGATTTAAAGGCTTGTGATAGTatattgttcttgtttttttggtcagGATGTGTCAGACTTCGAGTGGACCTTCTGGACCGAGTGGGCTAAGAAGTCTTTGCTGTGGACTCTGGCTGGACATGCAGTCATATCTAGATTGTGCAGCATCTTTTACCCACAGGTTGGAATCAACCCATATCACACAAAACCTCTCATGAGTGATTAAAGAGGACATAATAGGTGACTTTTTAATACGAATAATTGGGACTCTGGAGTCCCTTCCCACCaccaagtgtgaaattacataTGTAACTGTTTTGTGAGGTgccgattttttaaaatgtgtatgtaagAGAGCTGcacaattttttgtgtgtgaatttttCTAATTCATGTAAAAGCACCAAACAAGccaaaactgtattttttaataagaaaaatagcactttaaaatattgtacttgatgaaaacatacagtaatgtaaTGATATAATATGTAAAGAATTGAAcagtttttgccacatttttgccTCAGTTGTTTGgaatttaaattgtgaaaaatgctTATTATGTCATGTCCAGTTATTTTTGGACCTTGTGTTAACAGTTTCAGGTTGCGGCGCTCACAGTTTATGGCCTCGCTGCAGCCTGCAGCGTGTTGGGACTCAGAGGCGTGGCCGTGTTACTTCTCCATGTGGCTTTGTCTTTCTCTGTGGCACAGCTTAAAAGGCCTGCTCTGTGTTGGACCTGCAACCTTTTTCTCCTCTGCACTCTTCATGTCCGACCACTTCAGGACATTCAGGTGGGCTGACCTCCTAAATGCAAACACAGTGTATACATTTGGATGTATGGTGCTTTTAATGACTATAATTAATGTCAACTGGAGACACTACATTTAATGACCACAAGAGGGTGTAAGAGACCAAGGCAAATTGGCTTGTCTACTTTTTGATTGATCAAAGTGGTTTacgtgaaagaaaaaaaaaaaaaaattaagtggaaaaaaaatatcccaaaaattttttcattttaaataacacattttacatgtattaattgaattcaataatctaacaatacataatttaatatattttaataaacaagAAATTATCCAACTTTATAGACTGTTAGTTACAAAGAGGATATCTATCCAAACTTTCCCCCTCTGAATTTTCCACAGAGAGGCTGGTACGAGCATGAAGAGGAGCACTACCTGCTGCTTTTCAGTGTGGCCGTGAGCACTCTTCGTCTCATCAGCTTCAATTTGGAGTACTGCAGGCGCCCAGCGATCCATGGCGGCGCCGTCCTGCAACTGAGCTGGCTGTTGTCATACACGTTCTACCATCCTTTCTTCTACAACGGACCTGTTGTCACGTATAATGACTATGTGGAGCAGGTGAGGAACAGAAAGTCTTTTGCCTGTAAGAATTTGTAATTTTGTAGTGTGTTAGCTTCATGGAAGTTGAGGGGTTGCTTTGCAGATGCAGAAGGCCGCAGAGCAGAACGACCGGAACAGACCGGGTGCTCGTTACCTGTTGCTTCGTTCGGCACGAATCCTGATGTGGTGGTGCATCGCCGAGTATATGATTCATGTCATGTACATGCATGCCATCCAGTCCAATGAGACCTATCTGGAGATTCTACCACCTTGGGCCTTAGGTAAGTAAGTTAGTGCACATGTTCTCACTTGAGCACAGGCATGGCTCCAGCATTGTTTCTCTCTGCCGATACTAAAAGAGGGCTTTAGGGGCTACTGGAAAATGGTTTGTAAATGTATTCTAAAATATCAAATGAAATGCTGGAGGAGATTAACTGGAGTTACACACATTTGTGAAGGGGCTATAGCTCCCCCTAGCTTCGGTTTAGCGACAATGCTTCTTGAGCATGTTTTTACAAAGGAAGTTAATGACAttcaaggttaaaaaaaaatcaacaaagaaaAATCACAGACTTGCTGTCACTGACCTTGTTCAATTATTCAGATGTGATGGTTTGCATTTTAATTAGGCTTGCAGTTTAAATGTTGACTTTACCCATCAGATGTTTTCCTGATTTCCGCTTACAAGTTCATACAGAAAATTTTCCAAATGATGGGCATTGCTTGTTTAAAAAGTATTAGTTCATCAATTTATAATAGTAACAAATAATCATAGGAAAAAGAAGCGTTAgctgatttaataaaaaataataatatattgtcaccctcttaaaacaatcacctaagtcattttttttgcaaaaaatatttttttgcctaaatcatctcctcatgatgcaaatgtttttttctttttttgtgtgtttccagaaaaatcaggaaaaaatgacaggcgattatttttaaaaaggtgtcgatatttgttttttgtagaaTTAAAAAGAGGCATTAGTTTCTAAaataaatagagaaaaaaaacattttgactgtaAAAGtagattcatttttatttaacaaaagtatgagttgcttttatttattttttattatgcatttttatgatttaaaaaaaaaaaaaccttgtggcaatatttgctgtatataatttgtgcattaaaaaaaaagagagagagagagagacacaggtTTGGTTTATCTTTTTGGGACAAATTTTCAAATAATAGAAGattgttttaaattgataaatacattttctttaaataaaatgaaaaggggaatttgttgcattttgtcATTGTGATTCAATGTTGCAGGAGTCTTGacttttttattgatattattaaTCTTATCAATGTGTTACTATTGAGTCCTTTGTTGGGCAGGTGGTCTGGCTCTGGCCCTGGTGCAGTTCTTCTTCGTCAAGTATCTGGTCCTGTTCGGCCTTCCATCTATGTTGGCCACGCTGGACCAGCTGGTTCCTCCTGGTCTGCCTAGCTGCGTCAGCATCATGTACAGCTTCACCGGCATGTGGCGGTAAGTCGCATCCACTCACTGTCCACTCCACCTCCCCAGCATTCCTTGTCCGGCATAGATGCTATATATCCTTGAAGAGGAAAGGCTTGCGTTTAATGTCAAGTGCTTTTTAAAGTGTTTCTGCACTTTGGCAATCACAGCCCCAGCGCTAAATTGTCTGGCCTGCCATTACTTGCAATCATCACAACGGGTCACCTCCACATGACATCTGCGCTGCTTCTCAAGGACTCATGTTAcagctctctctttttcttttttttaaatagagctAAAGGGTGAGAGGTTAATGTAGCAAAATACACACAGacatgcacacatatatatacatagcaATCAATTCCATCAAGATCTCTATTGAAGATATTGCACATGTCAGAGAAGTGAATATTTTACTAACTGCCCTTATGAGCCTTGTCAGCACATGACAATGCTGACTTTACACTGTGGGGGGCGCTGTTGATCAAAGATGTCACACAAGATCAACGCTCCTTACATGGCGGAATGGAATAATTGTGAGGTTTCAATAAAATTTCCATGT contains:
- the myoz1a gene encoding myozenin-1a, with protein sequence MPARTPTPTNRRKKPTKVIIDLSKISQDEYEPVVKISEFDLGRKIGTPKDIMLEELSLLKNKGSKMFKIRQQRVDKFIYENNPDIFIGDSMDEMQKYVPGVGGQTGSQTIHLGGYLLSKDASRLHYGGMVFGVGAPMPPPKPESKGGESGGAGGVGGGAGGSAGGQGGDQHGKDGLHGGSGEGSTQKDGGKDDASKKLHLKTYISPWEKAMKGDEALLATLKGIMPGPIHHIELCKYKCFNRSAMPYGGFEKALQFMKFQMPETEKTKVVAEPTVVYGHDINLRPSFNRTPIGWVCTGEPSSIHVELDSVPYDGETEEL
- the hhat gene encoding protein-cysteine N-palmitoyltransferase HHAT isoform X1; protein product: MTSVQSAPLPRTELLVYWLLSFGSHLYSFYELHWFSKEHEAGLHREFQLERGLFKGFKKDVSDFEWTFWTEWAKKSLLWTLAGHAVISRLCSIFYPQFQVAALTVYGLAAACSVLGLRGVAVLLLHVALSFSVAQLKRPALCWTCNLFLLCTLHVRPLQDIQRGWYEHEEEHYLLLFSVAVSTLRLISFNLEYCRRPAIHGGAVLQLSWLLSYTFYHPFFYNGPVVTYNDYVEQMQKAAEQNDRNRPGARYLLLRSARILMWWCIAEYMIHVMYMHAIQSNETYLEILPPWALVLCWAGGLALALVQFFFVKYLVLFGLPSMLATLDQLVPPGLPSCVSIMYSFTGMWRHFDKGLYRWLLRYIYVPLGGSHHGVMSKMLSTALAFGFVCLWHGGHDYLQCWALMNWLGVLVETGLKALFGSALVCSFFLSPARCAVTTHFLRSPEISLPLSMTDLYGFTWERHSSAATRRRCAALLSAFSTAMLILSNLLFLGGIHVGRIFWKRVFLQGWSTVALPMLAFLYCFAQVGLEWTSDPPQSREAVRRPEEGPKIRKESEIQHRPDTTHHPPGHQPESFTNPRNI
- the hhat gene encoding protein-cysteine N-palmitoyltransferase HHAT isoform X4, encoding MTSVQSAPLPRTELLVYWLLSFGSHLYSFYELHWFSKEHEAGLHREFQLERGLFKGFKKDVSDFEWTFWTEWAKKSLLWTLAGHAVISRLCSIFYPQFQVAALTVYGLAAACSVLGLRGVAVLLLHVALSFSVAQLKRPALCWTCNLFLLCTLHVRPLQDIQRGWYEHEEEHYLLLFSVAVSTLRLISFNLEYCRRPAIHGGAVLQLSWLLSYTFYHPFFYNGPVVTYNDYVEQMQKAAEQNDRNRPGARYLLLRSARILMWWCIAEYMIHVMYMHAIQSNETYLEILPPWALVLCWAGGLALALVQFFFVKYLVLFGLPSMLATLDQLVPPGLPSCVSIMYSFTGMWRHFDKGLYRWLLRYIYVPLGGSHHGVMSKMLSTALAFGFVCLWHGGHDYLQCWALMNWLGVLVETGLKALFGSALVCSFFERHSSAATRRRCAALLSAFSTAMLILSNLLFLGGIHVGRIFWKRVFLQGWSTVALPMLAFLYCFAQVGLEWTSDPPQSREAVRRPEEGPKIRKESEIQHRPDTTHHPPGHQPESFTNPRNI
- the hhat gene encoding protein-cysteine N-palmitoyltransferase HHAT isoform X3; this translates as MTSVQSAPLPRTELLVYWLLSFGSHLYSFYELHWFSKEHEAGLHREFQLERGLFKGFKKDVSDFEWTFWTEWAKKSLLWTLAGHAVISRLCSIFYPQFQVAALTVYGLAAACSVLGLRGVAVLLLHVALSFSVAQLKRPALCWTCNLFLLCTLHVRPLQDIQRGWYEHEEEHYLLLFSVAVSTLRLISFNLEYCRRPAIHGGAVLQLSWLLSYTFYHPFFYNGPVVTYNDYVEQMQKAAEQNDRNRPGARYLLLRSARILMWWCIAEYMIHVMYMHAIQSNETYLEILPPWALVLCWAGGLALALVQFFFVKYLVLFGLPSMLATLDQLVPPGLPSCVSIMYSFTGMWRHFDKGLYRWLLRYIYVPLGGSHHGVMSKMLSTALAFGFVCLWHGGHDYLQCWALMNWLGVLVETGLKALFGSALVCSFFLSPARCAVTTHFLRSPEISLPLSMTDLYGFTWERHSSAATRRRCAALLSAFSTAMLILSNLLFLGGIHVGRIFWKRVFLQERHLAEAGPAHLLTKVTASSVFIQQGARPVAAVILQLITGACTHSHLSFCSQDPLFFFRASTGP
- the hhat gene encoding protein-cysteine N-palmitoyltransferase HHAT isoform X2, with protein sequence MTSVQSAPLPRTELLVYWLLSFGSHLYSFYELHWFSKEHEAGLHREFQLERGLFKGFKKDVSDFEWTFWTEWAKKSLLWTLAGHAVISRLCSIFYPQFQVAALTVYGLAAACSVLGLRGVAVLLLHVALSFSVAQLKRPALCWTCNLFLLCTLHVRPLQDIQRGWYEHEEEHYLLLFSVAVSTLRLISFNLEYCRRPAIHGGAVLQLSWLLSYTFYHPFFYNGPVVTYNDYVEQMQKAAEQNDRNRPGARYLLLRSARILMWWCIAEYMIHVMYMHAIQSNETYLEILPPWALGGLALALVQFFFVKYLVLFGLPSMLATLDQLVPPGLPSCVSIMYSFTGMWRHFDKGLYRWLLRYIYVPLGGSHHGVMSKMLSTALAFGFVCLWHGGHDYLQCWALMNWLGVLVETGLKALFGSALVCSFFLSPARCAVTTHFLRSPEISLPLSMTDLYGFTWERHSSAATRRRCAALLSAFSTAMLILSNLLFLGGIHVGRIFWKRVFLQGWSTVALPMLAFLYCFAQVGLEWTSDPPQSREAVRRPEEGPKIRKESEIQHRPDTTHHPPGHQPESFTNPRNI
- the hhat gene encoding protein-cysteine N-palmitoyltransferase HHAT isoform X5, translated to MTSVQSAPLPRTELLVYWLLSFGSHLYSFYELHWFSKEHEAGLHREFQLERGLFKGFKKDVSDFEWTFWTEWAKKSLLWTLAGHAVISRLCSIFYPQFQVAALTVYGLAAACSVLGLRGVAVLLLHVALSFSVAQLKRPALCWTCNLFLLCTLHVRPLQDIQRGWYEHEEEHYLLLFSVAVSTLRLISFNLEYCRRPAIHGGAVLQLSWLLSYTFYHPFFYNGPVVTYNDYVEQMQKAAEQNDRNRPGARYLLLRSARILMWWCIAEYMIHVMYMHAIQSNETYLEILPPWALGGLALALVQFFFVKYLVLFGLPSMLATLDQLVPPGLPSCVSIMYSFTGMWRHFDKGLYRWLLRYIYVPLGGSHHGVMSKMLSTALAFGFVCLWHGGHDYLQCWALMNWLGVLVETGLKALFGSALVCSFFERHSSAATRRRCAALLSAFSTAMLILSNLLFLGGIHVGRIFWKRVFLQGWSTVALPMLAFLYCFAQVGLEWTSDPPQSREAVRRPEEGPKIRKESEIQHRPDTTHHPPGHQPESFTNPRNI
- the hhat gene encoding protein-cysteine N-palmitoyltransferase HHAT isoform X6, with the translated sequence MNFTGSQKDVSDFEWTFWTEWAKKSLLWTLAGHAVISRLCSIFYPQFQVAALTVYGLAAACSVLGLRGVAVLLLHVALSFSVAQLKRPALCWTCNLFLLCTLHVRPLQDIQRGWYEHEEEHYLLLFSVAVSTLRLISFNLEYCRRPAIHGGAVLQLSWLLSYTFYHPFFYNGPVVTYNDYVEQMQKAAEQNDRNRPGARYLLLRSARILMWWCIAEYMIHVMYMHAIQSNETYLEILPPWALVLCWAGGLALALVQFFFVKYLVLFGLPSMLATLDQLVPPGLPSCVSIMYSFTGMWRHFDKGLYRWLLRYIYVPLGGSHHGVMSKMLSTALAFGFVCLWHGGHDYLQCWALMNWLGVLVETGLKALFGSALVCSFFLSPARCAVTTHFLRSPEISLPLSMTDLYGFTWERHSSAATRRRCAALLSAFSTAMLILSNLLFLGGIHVGRIFWKRVFLQGWSTVALPMLAFLYCFAQVGLEWTSDPPQSREAVRRPEEGPKIRKESEIQHRPDTTHHPPGHQPESFTNPRNI